Part of the Streptomyces sp. RFCAC02 genome is shown below.
AGGGTGCCCGCGCGCCGCAGCAGCCCGCCGCCGTACGCGCGCCGGCCGCGCCCGTCCCCGCCGCCGGCGGCGGCCGGCCACGAGCCGTGGAGGAGGTCGCCGCCGCCGTCGTACGCGTACGCCTCGTCGCCGCGCGGGGTGCGGACGCGGGTGGGCCGCCCGGTGCCGTCCAGCGTGTAACGGCTCGCGCCGCCCGCCAGCAGATCGTCCACCGTGCCGATGTGTCCGTCCGGCCGGTAGGAGAACGTGCGGCGCTGCACCGTGCCGGCGGGGGCCAGCACGTCCTGCGCGACCAGCCGGTGCCGCGCGTCCCACTCCTGCCGCAGGCGGGCGGCGCCGAGCGTCAGCGCGGTCTCCCGGCCCGCCGTGTCGTGCTCGACGCGCAGCGCGTGCCCGCCGACGGTGACGGCGACGGGCCGGCCGGCGCCGTCGTACCGCAGGACGCTGCCGACGCCCCCGGGCGTGCCGCGCGACACGCGGCGGCCGAGCGCGTCGTACCAGTAGCGCATCGTCCGCCCGTTGACAGACTCCGCCGTGATGCGCCCCAGCGCGTCGTGGGCGAGGGTGAGGCGGGCGTGCCGGTTACTGGCCTCGGTCATGCGTTCGGCGGCGTCGTAGGTGTACGAGGTGACCTCGCCGTCGTCGGCCGTCTGCCGGACGAGGTGGCCGAGGAGGTCGTAGGCGTACACGACCTCCTGTCCCGCCCCGTTGCGGCGGGCGGCGAGCCGGCCCGCCGGGTCGTAGGCGAACTCGGTCGTCCGGCCGGTGAAGTCCGTCTCCCGCAGCGTGCGGCCGAGCGGATCGTGGACGTACTCCCAGGTGAGGCCCCGCCCGTTTCGCACGGCGGTGAGACGCAGCTCCGTGTCGAACGTGTACGTGGTGCGCTCGCCCGACGGGTCGGTGAGGGCCACCGGCACGTCGAAGGGACCCACCTCGACGCGCGTCTCGCCGCCCGCCGGATCGGTGTGCCGCACGGGCGTGCCCTCCGCGTCCCACTCCCAGCGCTCCTCGGCGCCGTCCGGGTGGACCCGGCGGAGCGGGTGCCCTTCGAGGTCCCACTCGATCAGCGTCGTCGCGCCGCCCGGCTCCGTGATGGACGCCACGCGGCCCGTCGGCGTGTGGGCGTAGCGGGTGACACCGCCGCCCAGTTCGCGCACCGCCGTGGGCAGTCCCCTGGCGTCGGGCTCGAACTCCCTGGTGTGGCCCAGGGCGTCGGTGGCGGCCGTCATGGCGCCGCGCGCGTCGTACGCGAACCGGCTGACCCCGCCCATCGGGTCGGTCGTGGACGTGAGGTTCCCGGCGTCGTCGTACGTGTGCAGCCACCGGGCGCCGTCCGCGGCGGTGAAGGAGGTGAGCAGGCCACGGGCGTCGTGGGCGGCGAGCAGGCGGGTGCCGTCCGGCCGTTCCTCGGCGGTGCGGTTGCCGGCCTCGTCGTAGCGGTGGACGGTGGTGCGGCCGAGGGGGTCGGTGAGGGAGAGGAGGTTGTCGTGGCGGTCCCACGAGCGGAGCGTCCGGTTCCCGAGCGGATCGGTCTCCTCGACCGGTTGGAAGCAGTCGTTGAACGTCAGGACCGTCGTGTGGCCGAGCGAGTCGGTGAACCGGGTGCGCCGCGCGCGGTCCTCGTAGGCGATGGTGCTGCTGAGCACGCCGCCCGCGCCCTCGGTCGCGACGCACCGTCCCCGGTCGTCGTACGTGTAGCGGTACCGGGTGCCCCTGCGGTCCTCCCAGCCCGTGATGCGGTGCCCGCCGTCGTAGTCGAGGCGGAGCGGGAGGCCGGAGGAGTTGCGGATCTCCGTCAGGTCGCCGCGCGCGTCGTACCCGTAGGACAGGAGCACGGGCTGCCGCGGGTCGCTGAGGAGGCGCAGTTCGGTGACGCGGCCGCCGGCCGTCGTCACGCCGATCTCGTAGCCCCCGTCATGGACGACACGGCTCGGCGACCCGGCCGCGTCGTACAGGAACCGGATGGCGTTGTCGTTGCGGTCGGTGAGCGCGGTGACGGGCAGTTCGCCGCCGCGCCGGCCGGGGACGTGGGCGAAGTGCAGGGTGCGGCCCGTGTCCGGCCGGGTGACGCGCAGCCCGGTGCCCGGCGTGCCGTCCCAGGACAGCGCCCAGCGGGGTCCCTCGACCGGGAGCACGGGGGCGTCCGGGAGGGGGCGCGGGTAGTACAGGACCATGCCGTCGTCGGCGCACAGCCGTACGCCCTCGTCGTCGAGGACGAGGCGCTGGTCCAGGGTCGAGGCCCATGATGGGCCGAAGCAGCGGCCGGTGCGGACCGTCGAGCGGTGGTGCCGTTCGATGACGAGGGGGAGGACGCCCGGGAGGTCGACGTCGGTGGCGGACATGACCACGGCGCCGCTCGCCATGTCGACCGGGTCGCCGCGGCAGGGGAGTTCACGGACGGGGCGCCCGAGCCCGCGGACGCGTCGTCCGGCGCCGCGTGCGCCGGCGGTGATGCCGCGCAGGCCGGTGCGGGCGGCGCCGAGCCCGCCCTTGATGCCGCGTGCCAGGCCGCCGAGTGTGGTGAGGCCGCGCATCCCGGGGATGCAGTCGAGGGCGGCGAAGGCGACGTCGAGCAGGGAACCCCTGCCCTGGGAGAACTTGATCAGTGAGTCGGCGAGGACGACGAGGGCGGCGCCGAGGACGACCCACGCGATCGGACCGCCGATGATCAGCGCCACGACACCGAGGACGGCGACGATCACCTTGCAGACGGCCACGATGGTGTCCCACGCCTCCGTGAACCAGTGGATCAGCTTCTCCCACCAGCTCCGGTTCCGGATGCCGGCGTCGGACGCCTCGTCGATGTCGCGGGCCGCCGTGCGGGCGGCCTCATCCCGCATCTCCCGCGCCTGTTCGGCGAGGGCGCGGGCGGCCGACAGCCTGGACTCCGCGTCGTCCACCCGGCTCTGCGCGGCGCCGCGCGCCTCCTCGGCCGCCTGCCCGTCGCGGACGGCCGCCCGCACCGCGTCCTCGTCCGGCGCCAGCGCGTCCTCCCGGCCGCCCCCGGCCCGGAGCCGGTCGGCCTCCGCGCCGGCCCTCGCGACCCAGTCCTCGGCGGAGCCCAGCTCGCCCCGCGCGGACGTGAGGTCGGCCTGCGCGGCGATCGCCCTCTCCAGCGCCCGGTCGGCCTGCCCCTGCGCCGTCTCCAGCTTCGGCCAGTAGCCCTGGAGCGCCCGCGCGCACAGGTCGTAGGACGTCTGGAGCTTCGTCAGGTTCTCCGGCACGCCGTCGAACTCGGCGCGGAACGTCTCGGCCGACAGGCCCGCCCACTCCTGGACGGCCCGGTCCCCGGCCATGCCCCGGATCTTCCCCAGCGCCTCGCCCACGTCGTCGGCGAACGCCTGGAGTTCGTCGGCCAGGTCCCGGACGCCGTTCGGGTCGCCCGGCGTCGGGTCCGAGTCCATGCCCAGCGGGCTCCAGTCGGACGGACGGGACATCGTCGATCACCTCCACGCCGGGAGATGCTGCCCTGTGATCGGATCGCTACCCGCCGTGTTCGAGGGACTCGCGGCACTGCCGTTCGAGTGGGTCTGCGCGGTGGGGCGGCCCCTGCCGCAGAGTGCCGTGAGGTGCCGCCGACGGCGGTTCAGTGCCCGGGCTGCCGCTCCAGGTGATGCGCGAGGACGCCGAAGGCGATCAGCACGGCGAACCCGCCGATGAGGCCGTACAGGCCGACGCTCCAGGTCACGCGCTCCAGCGTGGTCCGCGAGGTCCGCTCGAAGCCGTGTTCCCGGCCGATCTCCCCGGCCAGCCGCTCCACGGCGCGCCGGTCCTCCGCACCGAGCCCGCCGCCGGTGGCGAGCGACCGCGTCAGCTCCGTGACCCGGGCGACCTCCTCGGCGGAGAACGCCCCGACGGCGCGCGCCCGGCCGGGGCCGGGGCCGACCGGGGGCAGGACGCTGCAGTACAGCACCTCGCCCGTCTCCCGGTCGATCGTCAGCGCCGCGTCCTCGTCCGACCCGCCGTCACGGCACTCCGTCCCGGGGTCGGAGAACTCCACGCGGTACGGGGAGACCGGCTCCCTGACCGCGTAGTGGACGGCGAGGCTCACCGCGCCGACGAGCACGGCGAGCAGCGGCAGGAGGCAGCCCATGACGACCGGAGCGGCGCCGCTCCGGGAGCCGTCGCCGGAGTCGGCGGTGGACCTGCCCCCGGCGCCCGGCACGCTGCCCCCTCGGTCGGTCCGACGGGCGGCGGTCGGGCCGCCCACGGGCATCATCCACCGGCCGGACGGGAGAGGGGAAGCCCGTAGCCCTCCGGCTGCGCGGGGACGAGCACCCCGTCCGCGAGGACGAGCCGCCGGTCGGCCGCGGCGGACACCTCACGACTGTGGGTGATCAGCACGACCGCCAGGCCGTGCTCGGCCCGCAGCCGCAGCAGCGTGGCCAGGATGTCCCGTTCCGTGGCACGGTCGAGGGCCGACGTCACCTCGTCGCACACCAGCACCCGCGGGCACGCCGCGAGCGCCCTCGCCAGGTTGGCGCGCTGGCGCTCGCCGCCGCTGAGTTCGCCGGGGCGGCGCTCCGCGTGCCCCGGGCGCACCGACACCGAGGCCAGCAGTCCGGCGACGGACGGCGGGCGCAGCCCGGCACGCTGCGCGGTCAGGCGCGCCCGTTCCAGCGCGGCACCCAGCGGTTCGGCCGGGTTGAGCGCCGCGCGGGCGTCCTGTTCCACGTGCGCGACGGCGAGCCGGCCACGCCGTGACCGCAGGCGCGCGGCCCACGGGTGGGGCGTTCCGCCGAGCAGGAGCCGGCCGGTGTCCGGGACAAGGGTGCCGGCCAGCATGCGCGCGAGGGTGCTCTTGCCGGTCCCGGAGGGCCCCGTCACGGCGACGCACTCGCCCTCGGCCAGCCCGAGCGAGAGGTCCCGCAGGACCCTGGCGCCCTGATGACCGCCCGAGACCGCCTCGACGGCGAGGACTCGGGAGCCGTGGGCGTGCCGGACCGGCACGGCCGGGGCGGGTACGGCGGGCGGCGGGGGAGCGTCCCGGCCGGTGCCGGCCTCGGCGAGCCGCCCGTCCGTCAGGAGCAGCCTGCGGTCCGCCAGACGGTCGATGACCTCCGGGTCGTGACTGATCATCAGCAGGGCGGTGCCGGCGGCCGGACGCAGGAGGGCGAGCATGTCCGTCACGAGAGCCGGATCGAGGCCGGCGGTCGGCTCGTCGAGGACCAGCAGCCGGCTGCCGGCGGCCAGGGCGGCGGCCAGGGCCACGCGCCGGGCCTGGCCGCCGGACAGCTCGTGGGGGAAGGAACGGGCCAG
Proteins encoded:
- a CDS encoding RHS repeat-associated core domain-containing protein, whose amino-acid sequence is MSRPSDWSPLGMDSDPTPGDPNGVRDLADELQAFADDVGEALGKIRGMAGDRAVQEWAGLSAETFRAEFDGVPENLTKLQTSYDLCARALQGYWPKLETAQGQADRALERAIAAQADLTSARGELGSAEDWVARAGAEADRLRAGGGREDALAPDEDAVRAAVRDGQAAEEARGAAQSRVDDAESRLSAARALAEQAREMRDEAARTAARDIDEASDAGIRNRSWWEKLIHWFTEAWDTIVAVCKVIVAVLGVVALIIGGPIAWVVLGAALVVLADSLIKFSQGRGSLLDVAFAALDCIPGMRGLTTLGGLARGIKGGLGAARTGLRGITAGARGAGRRVRGLGRPVRELPCRGDPVDMASGAVVMSATDVDLPGVLPLVIERHHRSTVRTGRCFGPSWASTLDQRLVLDDEGVRLCADDGMVLYYPRPLPDAPVLPVEGPRWALSWDGTPGTGLRVTRPDTGRTLHFAHVPGRRGGELPVTALTDRNDNAIRFLYDAAGSPSRVVHDGGYEIGVTTAGGRVTELRLLSDPRQPVLLSYGYDARGDLTEIRNSSGLPLRLDYDGGHRITGWEDRRGTRYRYTYDDRGRCVATEGAGGVLSSTIAYEDRARRTRFTDSLGHTTVLTFNDCFQPVEETDPLGNRTLRSWDRHDNLLSLTDPLGRTTVHRYDEAGNRTAEERPDGTRLLAAHDARGLLTSFTAADGARWLHTYDDAGNLTSTTDPMGGVSRFAYDARGAMTAATDALGHTREFEPDARGLPTAVRELGGGVTRYAHTPTGRVASITEPGGATTLIEWDLEGHPLRRVHPDGAEERWEWDAEGTPVRHTDPAGGETRVEVGPFDVPVALTDPSGERTTYTFDTELRLTAVRNGRGLTWEYVHDPLGRTLRETDFTGRTTEFAYDPAGRLAARRNGAGQEVVYAYDLLGHLVRQTADDGEVTSYTYDAAERMTEASNRHARLTLAHDALGRITAESVNGRTMRYWYDALGRRVSRGTPGGVGSVLRYDGAGRPVAVTVGGHALRVEHDTAGRETALTLGAARLRQEWDARHRLVAQDVLAPAGTVQRRTFSYRPDGHIGTVDDLLAGGASRYTLDGTGRPTRVRTPRGDEAYAYDGGGDLLHGSWPAAAGGGDGRGRRAYGGGLLRRAGTLRFEYDGQGRVVRRLRKLLSGGTREWRFTWDADDRMTGAVTPDGHHWTYHYDPLGRRIAKQRVAPDGTPDPSGRTEFAWDGTHLAEQTTYGGGGRRTLTWDWDVATRRPYCQHERWVPDGEGDDRATVDERFFAIVLGPSMAPAELVDAEGRVAWRAEHSVWGVPTAVHDDAGTDCPLRFPGQYFDAETSLHYNVLRYYDPEAARYQSPDPLGLVTPNHYAYVRNPLTWSDPLGLTPCTHYASVRIHGPDGRVRVAFSVRSGDQTPEELALGFPNGSLASHTENRVARMIGGSPTVPIVNDSYANLIPAGPGDTVIIVGTRQPCPQCRGAMNRATRETGALFGYIWGHGPNNYHWWQTQA
- a CDS encoding ATP-binding cassette domain-containing protein, producing the protein MNPAPPGPAHPNPVEVTALSLSAAGRSVLAGCSLAVRPGETVGLAGRSGSGKTALAHALLGWTRPGIVRTGGTVLVDGLDPFEPAAARRLRGRTVTYLPQDCAAALPAQHRVGRILDRAARRAGVPRGDRAGHVAATLERMRLPPALARSFPHELSGGQARRVALAAALAAGSRLLVLDEPTAGLDPALVTDMLALLRPAAGTALLMISHDPEVIDRLADRRLLLTDGRLAEAGTGRDAPPPPAVPAPAVPVRHAHGSRVLAVEAVSGGHQGARVLRDLSLGLAEGECVAVTGPSGTGKSTLARMLAGTLVPDTGRLLLGGTPHPWAARLRSRRGRLAVAHVEQDARAALNPAEPLGAALERARLTAQRAGLRPPSVAGLLASVSVRPGHAERRPGELSGGERQRANLARALAACPRVLVCDEVTSALDRATERDILATLLRLRAEHGLAVVLITHSREVSAAADRRLVLADGVLVPAQPEGYGLPLSRPAGG